CAATTCAACTGGCCAGGAGTGCCTCTCGACGCATCTCGCTGGCCTGAGCCATGCGCCATTCCAGGTCATCTGCCCGGCATTTGACGCTATGGCAGCGTGCACAGGTCACCACTTGCCGATCTTCCTCGCGCGTGGGAATTCGAAAGTGCTGGGCACCGCACAGCGAACATTCCAGCTCCAGACGAACGTCCAACATACCGCTTTCCTCCTGATGACGTGATGCGTCGCGCGCCTCCTGCGTCTGCGACTTCTGGTATTATATAGTGCACGATCGATTGCACGATGTACAATCTCTGTATAACAAGGGGTTTATCATGAGATGATACCCCTCAACTGGCGCCAATCTGGCGACTTTTATAGCGGAACTGCATGACCCAGGCATGACAGGCAACACCTTGTGACTCACCTCAGCGCATGCTGTGATGCCAAGCTAAGCGCCGTCGAGCGCCCCCCATCATTCACACCATTACATGGAGGCATGTGTGCTGAAATTGCGACTGCTACCCTTGATGGCCTGGCTGCTGACGGCATTGATGCTGTTCGGCTTGCCGGCACAGGCTCAAGAGAGCCCACCCACCGAAGCGCCCGCCTATTCCACGTTGGCTGACCTGCTCGAGAACGAGGCAACCCGCACCCAGTTGATCGATCAACTGCGCGGCATGGCTAACAACGCTCAGGAAAACGTTCAGGCAGCAGCCGACTCAAGCGCCGAGACCGCCGCCAATCAGGCCCCCAGCGGGCAGGAGGCCAATGCAGCCTCGCTGCCGCGCCAGCTGGCCGAACTGACCAGCACTGTCGCCAGCGAGATCGGCAGTCAGCTTGAGGGGCTCGCGGCGGCTCTCAGCGGCATTTTCCAGGGAGCAGGTACTGGACAGCCCTTTGACATGGACGCCTTCAACTCGGCGGCGCTGAACCTGGGGCTGGTGATCATCGCCGCCTTCGTGCTGTTCGTTGCACTCAGGCGCCTGGCACGGCCGGCCTTCTCATCGATCGGCCGCTGGTCCCAGCAGGGCACAGGCATGACGCCAGTGCTGCGGCTGGTGCTGGCCGTGGCGATCGCCGCCATCGTCGACGTGCTGGTGATTGCCCTGGCCTATGTGGGCGGCAACCTGCTGGCCACTTTCGCCATCGGCGAGAGCGGCGAGCTGTCGACCCGAGCCTCGCTGTTCCTCAATGCCTTCCTGATTATCGAGTTGCTCAAGGCCGGGGTACGCATGCTGTTCGCCTCTCGCTACGAGGGACTGCGCCTGCTGCCCATCGCGGCTGAAGAAGCGAGCTACTGGAACCGCTGGATCGCCCGCCTGATCGGCCTGGTCGGCTACGGCCTGATGGTGGTGGTACCGCTACTCAACTACTACCTGTCGCCGGCCCTCGGCCAGGGTGTGGGCACCCTGATCATGATCGGTGCCTTCATTTACGCGGTAGGCGTGGTGCTCAAGAATCGTCAGCGTCTGCGCGATGGCATCGATGCCCAAGCCGCCAAGGCCACCATGAGTGCCACCCGGGTCTCGCTGAAGCTGTTTGCCCGCGTATGGCATCTGCTGGCGATCGCCTACTTCCTGATGGTGCTGGTGCTGACCTTCACCCGCCCGGAAGATGCGCTGCCCTTCGTGATGCTCGCTACCCTGCAGACACTCGCGGTAGTCGGCGCTGGCATGCTGGTCTCCAGCCTGCTGACCCAGACCATCGGCAAGCGCATTCGCCTGCCGGAAGACCTCAAGCGCAAGCTGCCGCTGCTTGAGACGCGTCTCAATGCCTACGTGCCCAACCTGCTGCGAGTGGTCCGGGCGCTGATCCTGATCACGGTGGTCATGATCGCTGCCAGCGCCTGGGGCATCTTCGACCTGGCCGGCTGGTATGCCACTGACCTCGGCCGCGGCCTGGTCGCCAAGGTCATCAGCGTGCTGCTGATCGTGACCGTGGCCATGGCCCTGTGGGTCGGGCTCGCCAGTCTGATCGAGCACCGCCTTAACCCGGAAACCGGCAGCGGCGAACCCACAGCCCGCGCCCAGACGCTGCTGAGCCTGTTCCGTAACGCCCTGGCCATCACCATCATTGCCATGACGCTGATGATTGCGCTGTCCGAGATCGGCATCAATATCGGCCCGCTGATCGCGGGTGCCGGGGTGCTGGGTCTGGCCATCGGTTTCGGTGCCCAGAAGCTGGTACAGGACATCATCACCGGGGTGTTCATCCAGGTGGAAAACGCCATGAATACCGGCGACGTGGTCACCGTGGGTGGCGTCACCGGCACCGCAGAACGCCTGAGCATCCGCTCGGTGGGCATCCGCGACCTGTCCGGCACCTACCACATCGTGCCCTTCTCCAGCGTCGATACCGTGTCCAACTACATGCGTGAATTCGCCTACCACGTCGGCGAATACGGCATCGCCTATCGCGAGAGCATCGACGAGGCGATCGAGTGCCTGAAGGAAGCCTTCGAGGAACTGGCCGCCAGCGACGATCACAAGCAGAACCTGCTCGCCCCGCTGGAAGTCGCCGGCGTCATCGCCCTGGCCGACAGCTCGGTGAATATCCGCGTGCGCCTGAAGACCACACCGGGCACCCAGTGGGCCACCGGCCGTGCCTACAACCGCCTGGTCAAGATGCACTTCGACGCCGCGGGCATCGAGATTCCCTTCCCGCACACCACGCTTTACTTCGGCGAGGACAAGGACGGCTCTTCGCCGGCCGGCAACATCCGCGTCCTGGAAGGCCGTGCTAAGCGCCGGTCCAGTGCCGACACAGACGACGAGTCTCACGATGAGCAGCCGGTGGAGCAAGGCAAAGGATCGATTCCCGCGGTCGACTACCGAGGCGAGAACGACGAGTCCTGATCCTGACTCGGATAGATCAAGGATCGATGCAGGGCCACCCTCGGGTGGCCCTTTTTTTGTGCCCTTTACCGACAGCGGCGGCAAAAGCACCGGTAGCCATGGCAAGTCCGAGCATTACTATCGAGAACGGATTCATAAACACTTCAAGCCGGGCATAGAGGCCACGACATATCCACACGTCCGGCTTTGGCGTGGATATGCCAATGGTCTCGCCAACCGAAAGGTGTCCGCACCACGGCAGGTTGCCGAGAGTGTTGATACGGGCGCTCCTGAGCGGTTGAGAAGCAGACTACTCCCCAAGGGGACAAACGTAATGGGTATCAAGCGGAGCCGCAGTTATTGGTGCTGCTAGGTGCAGCCCAGGTGGGGCCCACTGGCGATTGTCTACCTAACTCAAATTACCCGCCCCGCAATCGGGATCGGCATCACAAGCTTGGCGGATAACGGCATCCTCAGGTTGTAGAGTGCTGTGCTCAATATCGAAGCGCTCCCGCAATATCTTTTGCAGTTGCGGCAGTATCTCTTCCCATCTTCCCATCGCCTCCACATCAATGTGCGCCGCTAGAGCCTGGCTGTTTGATGACAGGCTCCAGATATGCATGTCATGGATAGCGCAGACACCGTCGACCCGGACGAGAGTGCAGCCAACTTCATGCGCATCGATTCCTTTTGGCACACCTTCCATCAACACGTGCGTCACCTCACGCAGTAGTCGAATCGCGGACACCAGAATCAATAGGCTGACGAAAAGAGACAGGACCGGGTCAGCAATGGACGGCCCGCCCAGATAAATGATCGCCCCGGCAACCAGCGCAGCGACCGAGCCCAGCAAGTCTCCCATCACGTGCAGGAGCGCTCCGCGAACATTTATGGTCTGCTCTCCACGCATCAGCACCCAAGCCACTACCATATTCACCAGCAAACCGAGCCCGCCGATCGCCAAAACCATGCCACCGGCAACTGCTGGTGTATCTGCCATGCGGCGGATCGCCTCGTAGGCAATGAATACAATCACCCCGAACATAAACAGCACGTTGAACAGGGCGCCGAGAATTTCCGCGCGCTTGAGTCCAAAGGAGTGCTGACGCGATGTTGGCTTCTTGGCCAGCCAAGCAGCGAAGGCACCAATCCCTAACGACAATGAATCGGTAAACATGTGGCCTGCGTCCGATAGCAGAGCAAGAGAATCAGCTAACAGGCCGCCGAAGACTTCGATAGCTGCAAAACCTGTGGTGAATACCAGTGCGAACAGCAAGGTCTTGCCGCCGCTATGGCTGTGATTGTGGTCTGACATATATGCTTCCTTCGTTATTGGCCCTCGAGACTCCCAGCGGACTGCTCTCTCTATCAAGCCATTGGGTCGATACGTTTTTCCGCGCTGATAAAAGGCAGGATGTACCTGCCACTTTTCGGTTGGATATATTTACAAGAACAGTCTTGCCAGGAAGGTTGCGAAAACGATCCAGATAGCGATAAACACCCCAGCAGCTATTCGGCTTACCGGGCGTTCAGAGGCTTCGTCAGCGGTTTCTCGGTGCTCGTTCATGACCTCTGGTGGTATAAGTTTCACCACCAACAATATCCCGAGTGGCACAATGATGATGTCGTCCACGTAGCCGAGTAAGGGAATGAAGTCGGGGATCAAGTCGATGGGTGAGACAGCATAGGCCGCGACAACCACTGCTAACACCTTTGCGAGCCATGGAGTCCGTGGATCACGAGCGGCAAGCCAGACGGCGTGTATATCTCGTTTGATCGTTCGAACCCATTGTTTGGCGTTCGAGATTGGCTTTGTTGTCATCGGCCCTTTTCTCTACTCGATACTGGTGTCCAACAAGAAACATGGCCAGTGTCCCGGGGGGGCTCAGCACAGCGAGGAAGCCGGGGCGGATAACTGTAGTCGTCTCGTAACAGAAATCACTCTAGGCGCTGGTGATCTCGGTACCGGCGCCAGTGCCTTTGAGCCTTTTCTTCGAGCAAGTGGCGGTCTTGCTCTTTACTCTCATTCATTTTGAGTATTCTGTGTGCCAGGCTTCTTTCTGTCCTACTTGAGGTAGGACTTTATTACCTGTAGCACCGCATCCAAGTCTTGTTGCCGCTGCTCCAGCTCGGGCTCCCTGACGACGTGATCAGTCAGGTGGCCCTCAATGATGGCTGCCATCAGACCATTCACTGCCCCGCGAATCGCAGCGGTCTGTTGCAGCACGGCAGTGCAATCTCCCTCCTTATCAAGTTGCTTTTCCAGTGCGGCTGCCTGCCCCTGAATGCGTCGAACACGAGTTAGCAGCTTCGCTTTGTCTTTGATCGTGTGCATGTGGTTGTCTCTTTTGAGAAGGAAAACTATACATGGTGGTAGTATATCGATACTAGGGGGTAGTATGAGCTCTTGCAAGAAAGGTAAATGTGTATAAATCGTTCTATCCCAGCATGCCGTCTGTAACCGACAGCAACGCCTCGAGGAGGTCCCATGCTTCAGGTGCTGAGCCACCGTCGTTACCGCCATTTATTTCTGGCTCAGGTTACCGCCCTCGTCGGTACCGGCCTAACCACCGTCGCCTTGGCGCTGCTAGCCCATGAGCTGGCGGCCGGGCAGGCGGGGGTCGTTTTAGGTACGGCCCTGGCGATCAAGATGGTTGCCTATGTGGGCATCGCGCCGGTAGTCGGAGCCTACGCCTCGCGTCTACCGCGCCGCGTCCTGCTGGTCTGCCTGGACCTGCTGCGGGCGTCCGTGGTCTGTGCGCTGCCCTTCGTCACCGAGGTCTGGCAGATCTATGTGCTGATCTTCCTGCTCAACGCCGCCTCGGCGGGCTTCACCCCGGTCTTCCAGGCGACGATCCCGGATCTCCTCGAGGACGAGGGGCAGTACACCCGAGCGCTGTCGCTGTCGCGGCTCGCCTACGACCTCGAGAACCTGCTCAGCCCCATGGCGGCCGCGGCGCTGCTGATGGTGATGAGCTTCGATGTGCTGTTCCTGCTCAACGGCCTGGCCTTCTTGGTCTCGGCCGGTCTGGTGGTCTCGGTGGTGTTGCCGTCGCCCCAGGCGGCGGAGGACGAGGCGCCGAGCGTGTGGCTTAAGGTCTCCCACGGCATGAGGATCTACCTGAAGACGCCTCGGCTGCGCGGGCTGCTGGCCCTGAACATGGTGGTGTCGGCCGCCGGCGCCATGCAGATCGTCAATACCGTGGTCTACGTCCGCTCTACCCTGGGACTGGGCGAGCAGGCGGTGGCCATGGCCTTCGCAGCGGTCGGAGGCGGTTCGATGTTGGTAGCCCTGCTGCTGCCGAAAGTACTGGAGCGAGTCCGTGAACGCCCGATCATGCTCGCGGGCGGCGCGTTGATGACGGTGAGCCTGTTCCTCGGCCTGCTCGCCCCCGGGTTCGTCGGCCTGATGGGGCTGTGGTTCCTGCTGGGCGTCGGCGCCTCGCTGGTCATGACGCCCACCGGACGCCTGCTCAAGCAGTCATGTCACCCCGAGGACCGTCCGGCGCTGTTCGCCGCGCAGTTCTCGCTGTCGCATGGCTGCTGGCTGGTGGCCTATCCGCTGGCCGGCTGGGTAGGGGCCGAGGTGGGCCTAATCGAGA
Above is a window of Halomonas sp. I5-271120 DNA encoding:
- the ybiO gene encoding mechanosensitive channel protein, coding for MLKLRLLPLMAWLLTALMLFGLPAQAQESPPTEAPAYSTLADLLENEATRTQLIDQLRGMANNAQENVQAAADSSAETAANQAPSGQEANAASLPRQLAELTSTVASEIGSQLEGLAAALSGIFQGAGTGQPFDMDAFNSAALNLGLVIIAAFVLFVALRRLARPAFSSIGRWSQQGTGMTPVLRLVLAVAIAAIVDVLVIALAYVGGNLLATFAIGESGELSTRASLFLNAFLIIELLKAGVRMLFASRYEGLRLLPIAAEEASYWNRWIARLIGLVGYGLMVVVPLLNYYLSPALGQGVGTLIMIGAFIYAVGVVLKNRQRLRDGIDAQAAKATMSATRVSLKLFARVWHLLAIAYFLMVLVLTFTRPEDALPFVMLATLQTLAVVGAGMLVSSLLTQTIGKRIRLPEDLKRKLPLLETRLNAYVPNLLRVVRALILITVVMIAASAWGIFDLAGWYATDLGRGLVAKVISVLLIVTVAMALWVGLASLIEHRLNPETGSGEPTARAQTLLSLFRNALAITIIAMTLMIALSEIGINIGPLIAGAGVLGLAIGFGAQKLVQDIITGVFIQVENAMNTGDVVTVGGVTGTAERLSIRSVGIRDLSGTYHIVPFSSVDTVSNYMREFAYHVGEYGIAYRESIDEAIECLKEAFEELAASDDHKQNLLAPLEVAGVIALADSSVNIRVRLKTTPGTQWATGRAYNRLVKMHFDAAGIEIPFPHTTLYFGEDKDGSSPAGNIRVLEGRAKRRSSADTDDESHDEQPVEQGKGSIPAVDYRGENDES
- a CDS encoding cation diffusion facilitator family transporter; translated protein: MSDHNHSHSGGKTLLFALVFTTGFAAIEVFGGLLADSLALLSDAGHMFTDSLSLGIGAFAAWLAKKPTSRQHSFGLKRAEILGALFNVLFMFGVIVFIAYEAIRRMADTPAVAGGMVLAIGGLGLLVNMVVAWVLMRGEQTINVRGALLHVMGDLLGSVAALVAGAIIYLGGPSIADPVLSLFVSLLILVSAIRLLREVTHVLMEGVPKGIDAHEVGCTLVRVDGVCAIHDMHIWSLSSNSQALAAHIDVEAMGRWEEILPQLQKILRERFDIEHSTLQPEDAVIRQACDADPDCGAGNLS
- a CDS encoding metal/formaldehyde-sensitive transcriptional repressor, which translates into the protein MHTIKDKAKLLTRVRRIQGQAAALEKQLDKEGDCTAVLQQTAAIRGAVNGLMAAIIEGHLTDHVVREPELEQRQQDLDAVLQVIKSYLK
- a CDS encoding MFS transporter: MLQVLSHRRYRHLFLAQVTALVGTGLTTVALALLAHELAAGQAGVVLGTALAIKMVAYVGIAPVVGAYASRLPRRVLLVCLDLLRASVVCALPFVTEVWQIYVLIFLLNAASAGFTPVFQATIPDLLEDEGQYTRALSLSRLAYDLENLLSPMAAAALLMVMSFDVLFLLNGLAFLVSAGLVVSVVLPSPQAAEDEAPSVWLKVSHGMRIYLKTPRLRGLLALNMVVSAAGAMQIVNTVVYVRSTLGLGEQAVAMAFAAVGGGSMLVALLLPKVLERVRERPIMLAGGALMTVSLFLGLLAPGFVGLMGLWFLLGVGASLVMTPTGRLLKQSCHPEDRPALFAAQFSLSHGCWLVAYPLAGWVGAEVGLIETFALLGTIALVSTALAARIWPSRDPMALEHAHAPVEHTHRHYLDDHHQHEHEGWEGPEPHRHPHYHPVGWHQHAFVIDGHHTRWPS